Part of the Desulfosalsimonas propionicica genome is shown below.
TTGACAACAACCGCCTGATCCGCATGGGTGTCAAAGTCGATGTCACGGTGGCCACAAAGCGTGGCACAATTCTGTATCCACCCGTTTTTCAGAATGAAATAGACGAATCCATGGGCGCAGATCCCACAAAGATCGCGCAGCAGAATTTTCAAATGCTGGACAAGGGACTTTCCCTGGAGGTGGAAGCCACCATTGAGCCGCTTTCCATTTTTTCCGGAGTCGTGCTCATGATTTATATCCTGCTGTTTGGCAGCGGCCTGTACCTAAATTACCGGATGGCCGCGGCCAGAATCCGGCGGGAAGACCGGGAAAAGGCCGATGAACTCGAACGCCTGCACAACCTGGAAACCGAGTATGCCCGGCAGGTGGACAAGCTCGACGCTGAACGCCGGAACCTGATGAACGAATACACGGAACTGAAACAATCCCTGGATGCCCAGCGCCGGGAAGCCGAGCAAAATGAAGAAGACATGTTCGAGGAAATCGAGGATCTGGAAAACCGGCTTTCCCAAAACCTTTCAGAGCAGCAGCAGCAGCAGGATGAAATTTTACGGCTCCAGCAGCAACTCCAAGATCTGGAAAAACTCCGGGAAAACGTGGACCGTCAAAAGGAAAAGGAAGCTGAACGGCTGGGCAAGCGCTTTAAAGCCCTTTACAAGCAGGTGGAAATGTATGACCGGGCTTTGCGCGGCATGACCGAACTCACCGAAGACATGGCCCTGAAGGCCGAAGAGGTCATCCACCAGTTAAACAATGATTCCGCCATAGTGACGGTCAAGCGCAAGGTGTTTAACAAAAAGGGCAAAGCCACGGTTTTTGAAGTGGTTTTTGCCTATAATGGCCGGCTTTATTTCAGCAAAAACGAAGCCAACCATATCCATGTGCTGGCAGTGGGCACGAAAAACACCCAGAACCGCGATCTGGCATACGTGGACCGCATGGCATCCTGAAAAACACTATCCCTTTTCCTTGTACCCGCAGCCTTTCTGTGCGCATTTGATGACCAAGCCCTCCTTTTTGGTCTCCTTTTCAACAAGATAGGGCGCACCGCATTCGGGACACTGGCGATCCACCGGCTTGTCCCACAGCGCAAAGGTGCAGTCCGGATACCGGCTGCAGCCGTAAAAAATCTTGCCCCGACGGGATTTGCGCTCCATAATCTCGCCGTTACAGCCTTCCTCCGGGCATGTCACGCCGGTGGAAGTTGCCGGGCCGCCGGAATGAAGGGATCTGGTATGCTTGCATTCCGGATAGCCGCTGCAGGCAAGAAACTCCCCGTACCGGCCCTGCTTGACCACCATGGGCCGGCTGCACTTTTCACAAACCTCGCCGTCGCTTTCGATCTCAGCAGGCTCCACCGGCTCGATGGCGCCTTTTTCCGTGCGCGTGTAATTGCGTGACCAAGTACAGTCCGGATATCCCTCGCAAGCCAGAAACGGGCCGTTTTTGCCCACCTTGATGCGCGCTTCCTTGCCGCATTCCGGACACTTAAATCCAGTGGGCAGTCCCAGGCCCTTGACGCTGAGCATATTTTCCGCAGCCGAAAGCAACCGCTGCTCAAACAACTCGTAGAACTGCCGCAAAAGGTCTCCGGCTTCCTGTTCGTCGGATTCCACCTTGTCCAGATCATTTTCCAGCTTGGCCGTGAAATCCACATTCAGAATATCCGGAAAATTTTCCACCAGCAGGTCCGTGATGATAAAGCCCAGCTCTGTGGGGTGAAAATAGCCCTTTAACAACTCCACATATCCCTTTTCCCGGATGGTACTTAAAATCGCGGCATAAGTGCTGGGCCGGCCGATGCCGTTTTCCTCAAGCTCCTTGACCAGGGTGGCCTCTGAAAACCGTGGCGGCGGCGCGGTAAAGTGCTGTTTGGGCTCAAGCTTCTGCAGGGCCAGAGTTTCTTTTTCCGTCATCTCAGGCAGCTGGCCTTTTTCCTTGTTGCTTTCAGCGGCCAAAGTGTCATCTGCGGACTGGTAAAGGGCCAGAAAACCCGGAAACTTCACAGTGGAGCCCGATGCAGTGAGCTGGTAGCCGGCCGCGGCAATGGCAATGCTTTTCTGGTCAATCAGGGCTTCGGCCATCTGGGAGGCCACAAAGCGCTGCCAGATCAACTGGTACAGGGCCATCTGATCTTTGGACAAAAACTTTGAGATCTTTTCCGGGGTGTTGAACACCGATGTGGGCCGGATGGCCTCATGGGCATCCTGGGTCCAGTTTTTGTTGGCAAAAAAGCGCGGCTTGGACAGGGCATAATCCTTGCCGTGGCGCTGTAAGATCAAATCCTTTGCCTCGCCTGCGGCTTCTGCCGATATCCGGGTGGAATCGGTTCGCATGTAAGTGATCAGCCCCACGGTCTCACCGCCCAGGTCCACGCCCTCGTAGAGCTGCTGGGCCACGGTCATGGCTTTTTTGGCGGAGAATCGCAGTTTTCGGATGGCCTCCTGCTGAAGCTTGCTGGTGGTAAACGGCGGATACGGCCGGCGGCGGACGGTCTTTTTGGTGATCTTGTCCACCACGAAATCGGCATCCGCCAGTGCATCCCGGATCTGCATGGCCGTGATTTCATCCGGAATGGTAATTTTTTTGCCCTTGTGTTTGGCCAGTTTGGCTTCAAACTCCGGAGGACTGCCGGCCTTTAGCCGGGCGGTGATCGACCAGTATTCCTCTGGCTCAAAGGCATGGATGGCCCGTTCACGCTCACATATCATGCGAACGGCCACGGACTGGACCCGGCCGGCGCTTAAGCCGTATTTGACCTTTTTCCACAAGATCGGCGAAATCTGATATCCCACCAGCCGATCCAGTATCCGGCGGGTCTGCTGGGCTTTATAGCGGTTCTCATTTAAAGCCTCGGGCCTGGAAAGCGCCTGCTTCACCGCGTTTTGGGTCAGCTCGTGGAACAACACCCGGTGAAACTGCCGCCCCTTTTTCTTGAGCACTTCGGCTGCATGCCAGGCAATGGCCTCGCCCTCCCGGTCCGGGTCAGGGGCAAGATAGATGTCCGTGGCATCTCCGGCTGCAGTTTTCAGCGCCTTGATCACCTTCTGTTTTCCGGGAATGGTTACGTATTTTGGGTTAAAGCCCTGCTCCACTTCAATGCCCAGTTCCTTTGCAGGCAGGTCCTTGATGTGGCCCACAGTGGAGGCCACATTATACTGATCACCAAGATATTTCTTTATGGTTTTCACCTTGGTCGGGGATTCGACAATCACCAGCGGTTTGCTCACGTTTCAACTCCACGGATACAATAATATTTTCCGGGCATCTGTGTGACCATGCCCTTTAATTCAAGGTTTAACAAAACAGAAAGCAATGCGCCGGCATCCATGGACAACTCCCTGGCCAGTTCATCAATATGGGCCGGATACGGATCGAGCGCATGGTATACCCGGGCTTGCTCGGCTGTCAAGTCCGCGGCCTGGATTTGGTTCTCCGGATGGCGGAGGTTCGCACCCTCGCTGTTTTTGGCCGATAGCAGCAACGGGGCGATTTCCTCTATCACATCCTGGGCCCGCTCCACGAGCTTGGCTCCCTGTTTGAGCAGATTATGGGCCCCGGAACTCTTATATGAATTGATATTTCCCGGTACAGCAAACACTTCCCTGTTCTGCTCTGCAGCCAGTCGCGCAGTGATCAGCGATCCGCTCTTTTTGGCCGCCTCCACCACCACCGTGCCCAGGCACATTCCGGAAATAATCCGGTTGCGGGCCGGGAAGTTGTAACTGTTTGGCGGATCATCCACAGGCCGTTCAGATACAATAGTGCCTTGCCTGGAAATGTCAAAATAGAGTTTCCGGTTTTCCGGCGGGTAAATAACGGAAAGGCCGCTTCCGAGCACTGCAACGGTGCTTCCCCCGGCATCCAGGGCGCCCTTGTGGGCGGCCGTATCAATGCCCCGGGCCATTCCGCTGACAATGGTCAGTCCCATGTCCGCAAGATCCGCGCTCAGCCGGCGGGCCATGGAAAAGCCGTAGCGGGTTGGATTGCGCGTGCCCACAACGGCAATGGCGGGTTCCGGATCAAGGGGGCGGCCGAAGGCGTATAAATAGGGCGGCGGATCAGTGATCCGGGCAAGGCGCCAGGGATACCGGGGGTGATCGACTGCAATGATCTCGTATCCCCGTTTTTGACAGCGGACAAACTCCTTCTGCGCCTGCTGCCGGCTGCCGCCCTGCAACACCGCCCGGGCACTTTTTGTGCCCATTCCCTCTACCTCCAGCAGGCGGGATTCGTCTGCGCAAAAAACGTTTTCCGGAGATCCAAAGCGCTCAACCAGACGCTTACAGGTCAGTGGCCCGACGCCCGGCGCCTGTCGCAGCGCGATCCATGCACAAACACGATCCTGATTGCCCCCGCCTTCCATACGTATCCAGAAATCTTTTCCCGACGCTGCCCGGGCGGCTAGGCCGCTTCCGATGCCGCCGTCCTTTGTGGCGGTGCGGCGCCGCCCGCCATAAACAGCAGCATCGGGCTGGCCACAAAAACAGAAGAATACGTGCCGATCACCACCCCGATGATCATGGCCAGGGCAAAGTCGTGGATAATATCTCCGCCCAGGAAAAACAGGCAGAGCAAAACCATCAGGGTGGTTGCGGAGGTCAGGATGGTCCGGCTCAGGGTCTCATTGATGCTGCGGTTGATATTGCCCTCCAGGCTGCTGCGGTTGTGGCGCCGGAGATTTTCACGAATCCGGTCAAACACGATAATGGTGTCATTGAGCGAATAGCCGATAATGGTCAAAAGGGCCGCCACAATAGGCAGGGAAAACTCCTTGCCCAGCAGGGTAAACACCCCCACAGTAATGGTCACGTCGTGAATAAGGGCCACGGTGGCGCCCATGGCAAAGCGCAGATGAAGCTGATAAAACAAAACCAGGCTGACAATCAGGGCCACCAGGATCAGAAACGGAATGCTGACGTTAAAAAGGGAGAACAGATACACTGCCCCGATTAAGGCCCCGGCCGTGGCCGCACTGAGCATCCACTTCATTTCAAAACGGCCGGAAATATAAATGGTAATAAACAACAGCGCATAAAAAAGGGCAAACAGGGCCTTTTCCCGCAGGGTTTCACCCACCTGCGGGCCCACCATTTCCACACGGCGGATTTCAGGAGCCGCATCAGTGGATGCGGAAAGAGCACTGCTTATATGTTCCGAAAAATCGTCTCCAGTGGACAAGGGATCATTGGTCCGGATCAAAAATTCATTATGCTCAGCCGCGCCAAACCGCTGCACCGCAGAGCCGCCCAGACCGATCTGATCCAGCCCGGTTTTGACATCGGCGATTTTCACTTTCCGGTCAAACTGTACCTGCACAATGGTGCCGCCCACAAAATCAATGCCGAAATTGGGCCCGGCATTGATCACCAGGGTGAGCAGACTTGCAATCAGCAACAGCGCCGAAATGCCGTATCCCAGGTATCGCCGGCCGATAAAATCGAAATTGATCCCGGGTTTGATGATTTCCATACAAAGATCCTTATATGCTGAGAGTTTTCATGCGCCGAACGCTGTAGAAATAATCAAATATCAGCCGGCAGGCAAACAGGGCCGTAAACAGGCTGGCCAGCACGCCCAGGCTCAGGGTCACAGCAAACCCCCTGACCGGTCCGGTACCGAACTGATAGAGCACCAAAGCTGCAATCAGGGTGGTGACATTGGCATCCAGCACAGCTACTGCCGCCCGGTCAAAACCGGCTGCCACAGCCGATGCCGGGGTTTTGCCCAGCCGCTGTTCCTCCCGGATGCGCTCGAAAATAATCACGTTGGCATCCACGGCCATGCCGATGGTCAGGATAATGCCGGCAATTCCCGGCAGGGTCAGTGTGGCGCCAAAGGCCGCAAGGCCTGCGGCAATAAACAGGATATTGACCACCAGGGCCGTGTTGGCGATCAGGCCGGCCAATTGATAATAAACCGCCATGAAAAGCAGAACCAGAATACCGCCAACAGCCATTGAGATCAGGCCCATACGAATGGAATCATGGCCCAGAGACGGACCCACTGTGCGCTCCTCGATGATTTCCACGGGTGCGGGAAGGGCGCCGGCGCGCAGGACAATGGCCAGATCATGAGCTTCCTGCATGGAGAAGTTGCCGGTTATGCGGGCGGTTCCGCCGCCTATTTTCTCCTGGATCACCGGGGCGGAATAAACATTATTATCCAGGACAATGGCCAGATGCTTTTTGACATTTTCAGCCGTGATCCGCTCAAAAATCCGCGCCCCCCTGCGGTCAAAATCAATTGTCACGTAAGGCTCGTTATACTGGGAATCAATCTTTACCCGGGCGTCCTCCAGGTATGCTCCGGTCAGCAGGGTGTCTTTTTTCACCAGGTAAGGCCGGCGGCCCTCCTGGGCCGTATCGCCGCTCTGGTAAAGAATTTCACTGCCCGGCGGCACCTGCCCCTCCAGAGCCCGCTGCAGGGAGTTGTCCTCGTCAAGAAGCTTGAATTCCAGCTGGGCGGTTCTGCCGATCAACTCCTTTGCCCTGTCCGTATCCGTAACCCCTGGCAGCTGGATTAAAATCCGGCGTTCACCCTGAACCCGGATATCGGGCTCACTGACACCGAACTGGTCGATGCGGTTACGTATGGTCTCAAGCGCCTGCTCAACAGCCTGGTCCCGGATCTGTCCGGCCCGCTCACCGATGATGGCAATTTTCACTTTCACATCGTTTTGGGTACGGGAACTGGAACGGACAGAGACCTCTTCGAATTCATTTTCAATGAGATCCTCGACTTTTTCCACATCATCGGCGTCCATGAGCCCAATGACTAGGCCGTTGTCCCCGGAAGTCTCCATACGGCTGTGCCGGATGCGCTCTTCGCGCAGCAGGGAGCGAAGCTCCCCCTGGATACGGTCCAGCGTACCGTCCACTGCTTTTTGTGTTTCCACTTCCAGGGCCAGATGCATGCCGCCCTGCAAATCCAGTCCCAGGTTAATCTGTTTGTGCGGCCAGATCCCGGGCTTGAATGTAGGCACCACATACACCACGGCAGCCAAAAGAACGCCCAGTACCACCACCACGCGCCACGTATAGCCTTTCAATACCAATACCCTTTCGTTTCTGTGTCCATCCCTGTTGCTTTTTTTTTCCGATCCTTGGTATTGTTATTCGGAAATTATTCGGACTGGGCGGACTGGCTCAGGGCGGCAATGCTGCCCCGGGTTACCTTGACGCGGACCTTGTCGGCGATCTCAACGGTTGCCGTTGACTCGTCCAGGGAAGTGATGCTGCCGTGGATGCCGCCGCTTGTAATCACACGGTCGCCTTTTTTCAGATTATTGATCATTTCCTGGTGGGCCTTGGCCTTTTTCTGCTGGGGCCGGATGAGCAGGAAATAAAAAATCACAAACATCAGGATGATGGGCAGAAACGCGGCCAACCCGCCTCCCTGGGCAGCGCCCTCGCCTGTCTGGCCCATGGCATGAGCTATTTCAATCAAAATTCAACCTCCTTTTTAAACTGTTTTCTATGTCTGGTGAGCCTGTAAAAAATCTTTTTTACAGGCCGTGTTAAGTTTTAAGTGATTAAGTGTTAAGTAAAATCAAAGAGTTTTTTTATTGTTAGCGATCCTATCAGTTTAGGACTTTTTACGATTCCACCATGTCGGATTTCATGGTTTTTTACCGATTTTTTTGGTTATTCGCACTCGATTCTGCTGTCGCCGGGCAGCATGTTGTTGTCTGTCTCAATGGAGACGGTGATTTTCCGGCGCATCTCCAGATCCAGAATTTCCCGCTTTTTGCGATTGAGCAGGTAAGTGGCCACCTCTGAAGGCAAATATCCCTTGACTGTGGTGACCCCGCTTTTAATTGTCTCCAGGCGCAGACGCCGTAAAAATCCCAGCGCCAGGGATTCCACCGACTGGATCACACCCTTTCCCTGACAATACCGGCAGGTTTCAAAGTTCAGCGACCGGATCGATGGGCGGATACGCTGGCGCGACATTTCCAGAAGGCCGAAGGCCGATATCCGGCCCACCTTGGTGCGCGCCTTGTCGGGCTTGAGTTCGTTTTTCAGGGTCTGCTCCACCCGGGCTTTGTGCTTGCGGTCCCGCATATCAATAAAATCGATGACAATCAACCCCCCGAAGTCCCGCAGGCGCAATTGACGGGCCACCTCTTCAGCGGCCTCAAGGTTGGTCTGCAGGGCTGTGGCTTCAATTGAGGCCTTCTGGGTGGCCTTGCCGGAATTAACGTCAATGGAAACCAGGGCTTCGGTCTGTTCAATCACAATAGAGCCGCCGGACTTGAGCTTGACCCGGTTGTCAAAAATCGAGGCGATCTGCTCTTCGAGCTGGTGTTTGGTAAATATCGGCTTGTCCGCGGAATAGCGCTTGACAACTTTTTTGTGCTGGGGCGAAACAATCTGGATGAACTCTCTGACCTGCTGATAAACCGTGTCATCATCAATGAGGATTTCCTTGACATCCGTGGTAAACGAATCCCTGATGGCCCGGACTGCAACGGTCTGCTCCTTATAGAGAAGCATCGGGGCCTTTTCCTCTACGGCCTTTTGCTGAATGTTTTTCCACAGCCGCATGAGATAGCGCACATCCTTGGAAATAATGGTCTTGTTGCTGCCCTGGCCGGCCGTGCGCACGATAAGGCCGTAATCTTCGGGCAACTCCAGGTTCTCGGTGATATCCTTTAAGCGCTTGCGCTCCTTCTCATCGGTAATCTTGCGCGAAACCCCGCGGTTTTTTGTACCGGGCATCAGCACGGTGTTTCGGCCCGGAAGGGATATATAGGTGGTGAGCATAGCCCCTTTTTCCATGATGGGATCATTGGTCACCTGAACAATGAGCTCCTGGCCACGCTTGACGACGTTTTTCAGGGACTGATTGCCGGAGGGATCGTCATGGAAATAATCCGGATGAATTTCCTGCTTTTGCAAAAAACCGTTTTTTTCCGCCCCGTAGTCCACAAAGACCGCCTGCAGGCTCGGCTCCACCCTGGAGACAACCGCCTTGTAAATGTTTCCCTGGGTAATTTCCCGGGCGCTGGTTTCAATGTGAAACTCTTCCAGCCGGTTGTCCGTAACCGTGGCGATACGGCATTCCTCCGGATCCACGGCGTTAATGAGAATCTTGCTTGTCATATGCGGCTTTTTCCAGAATACTTCTTTGATTTTTTGCATCCAATGCGTCTGCATCAGGCCGATCGTGACGTGAGGTGCATGTGAATGTTGTTGAATTGTTGCAGATTTCCGATTTTTCGTCGGCAACCTATCCACAATAGCCGATTCAGAAGATAAATAGGAAATTGGCGCAGACAAGTCAAACGATTTCTGGCATATTGATGGCCCGGACTTGATATTTCATTTATCCTGTGGCATGAAAGTGGGAATTATCAACAACCACAAAAAAAGGGCAGCAACCGAAAATGGATCAACGATACGACCCGCAAACCATTGAACCCAAATGGCAGCAGGTCTGGGAAAAAACCCGGGCCTTTTGCGCGGATGCCGACGCCTCCCGGGAAAAATATTATCTGCTGGAAATGTTTCCCTACCCCTCGGGGCGGATTCATATCGGACACGTTCGCAACTATACCATCGGCGACGTGGTGGCGCGGTACAAGCGGATGTGCGGCTACAACGTACTGCATCCCATGGGATGGGACGCATTCGGGATGCCCGCGGAAAACGCGGCCATTGCCAATAAAACCCACCCGGCCCAATGGACCTGGGAAAATATCGCAGCCATGCGAAAACAATTAAAACGCCTGGGCTTAAGCTACGACTGGGAAAGGGAGCTGGCCACCTGCGATCCGAAATATTACAAATGGGAGCAGTGGCTGTTTATCCGCATGTATGAAAAGGGCATGGTGTACCGCAAGGAATCGCTTGTCAACTGGTGCGAGACCTGCAGCACCGTGCTGGCCAATGAACAGGTGGAAAACGGCGAGTGCTGGCGATGTGGCCGGCCCGTTAAGCAGAAGAAGCTCTGGGGATGGTTTTTTAAAATCACCGACTATGCCGATGATCTGCTGGAGCACTGCGAAAAACTGCCCGGCTGGCCAGAAAAAGTGCTGACCATGCAGAAAAACTGGATCGGCAAAAGCACAGGCGCACAAATCCGCTTTCCTGTCAGCGGCACACATGAGGTCATCCATGTGTTTACCACCCGGCCGGATACCATCTACGGGGCCACATACATGGTGCTGGCCCCGGAGCACCCCCTGGTCCGGACGCTTTCCCGGGATACCGGGCAGCAGGAGACAGTGGATGCGTTTGTCGATCGCATGGCGGCGGAAAGCCGCACTGACCGGATGCTGGAGACAAAGGAAAAAGAAGGCGTGTTTCTGGGCGCCTGGTGCACCAACCCGGTCACCGGCACGCAAATCCCGGTTTATACCGCCAATTTCGCCCTGATGGAATACGGCACCGGCGCGGTCATGTCCGTGCCCGCCCATGACCAGCGGGATTACGAATTTGCCAAAAAATACGGCATTGACATCATCGTGGTGATCAAACCGGAGGACCTCTCTGTTGAAGAAACCGCAGCAACGCAGGCCTATACCGGCGACGGGGTCATGGTCAATTCCGGCCCCTTTGACGGCATGCACAACCGTAAAGCCTATGAAGACCTGATTGCCTATTTTGAAAAAAACGGCCTGGGCAAACGCAGCATCAGCTACCGCATCCGGGACTGGGGCATTTCCCGTCAGCGGTACTGGGGGGCGCCGGTGCCCATGATCCATTGCGACACCTGCGGCATCGTGCCGGTAAAAGACACGGATCTTCCGGTGGTGCTGCCGGAAAACGTTGATCTGCTCGAAGGCGGCGGCTCACCGCTTTCCTCTCATGAGGCCTTTGTCAATGTCGCCTGTCCGCAATGCGGGGCCGCGGCCAGGCGGGAAACCGATACCATGGATACATTTGTGGAATCGTCGTGGTATTTTGAGCGCTACTGCAGCCCGCACTGCGATACGGCCATGTTTGACAAAAAGGAAGTTGCGTACTGGATGCCCGTGGACCAGTACATCGGCGGCGTTGAACATGCGGTCATGCACCTGCTCTACTCCCGGTATTTTACCCGGGTATTAAAGGACATGGGTCTGGTGGATTTCAAGGAGCCTTTCACCCGGCTGCTCACCCAGGGAATGGTGTGCAAGGAGACCCAGCACTGCCCGGAACACGGTTTTTTATATCCCGAGGAAGCCGGGGCTCGCGGCGAGTCGGTTTTCTGCAAAAAATGCGGCCAGCCCGTGGAAGTGGGACGGGTGGAAAAGATGTCAAAGTCCAAGAAAAACATCATTGATCCCAATGAACTGGTGGCCCGCTACGGTGCCGACACGGTCCGGCTGTTCTGCCTGTTTGCCGCCCCGCCGGAGCGGGACCTGGAATGGAGTGAACAGGGGGTTGAAGGCGGTTTCCGTTTTTTAAACCGCATCTGGCGGCTGGCCTCGGCATGGATGGTCCGATTCAGACAGACCCGGGCTTTCACCAATGCTCCCGATCACCTGGATGAAAACCTCCGGCCCCTTTACATCAAAACCCATCAGACCATCAAAAAGGTCACAGACGACATCGAAGCCCGGTTCCATTTTAACACGGCCATCAGTGCAGTCATGGAACTGGTCAATGCCATGTATCAGGCCGAAACCCGGGACATCTCCCCGGAAACCGCCGATGATCAAACTGCGGCTGTAATGCGAGGGGCCATGGAAACCGCCCTGATGCTGCTGGCTCCGGTGGTCCCCCATTTTACAGAGGAACTCTGGGCCGCCATGGGATATGAGCCCGGCAGCCTGGCAAATCAATCCTGGCCCGCCTGGCGAACAGATGCACTATCCGCAGACACCCGCCTGATCGTAGTACAGGTAAACGGCAAGCTCAGGGGCAAATTTGAAATTGATGCGGATGCAGATGACGAGGCATTAAAGACCCGGGCCCTGGAGGATGAAAACGTGGCGCGCTTTATCGAAGACAGGCCGGTAAAAAAGGTGATCACGGTAAAACACAAGTTGGTGAATATCGTTGTATAATACCCAAAAGCAAACCTGCAGATGCAAATGGCGGCTGTTTTCTGTATTCGCAGTTCTCGCCGCCGTGGCGATGCTTGCCGCCGGCTGCGGGTACCGACTGGCCGGCGGCGGCAGCCTCCCCGGGGATGTGCGGCGGATCGCAGTGGAAACATTTACCAACCGCACCGGTGAAATCGGCATCGAAGCCGTGATTACCAATGACATCCTCTACGAGATCACGCGCACGGACAAAGCCACAATAAGCGACAAAAACAGGGCAGACGCGGTGCTTACCGGGATGATCCGTTCTGCACGCAGCAGCAGCATTTCCCACAGTGCAGCCCATGAAACCTCAGAAGAACGGGTAACCGTGGTGGTGGATGTCAGGCTTGTCAGCACAGGCGGCGAGACCCTGTGGTCTGCAAACGGGATTTCAGCCTCGGAGGAATACGCGGTGGCCAGCGACAACATGGGCACTGAGCAGAATAAAAAATCCGCTGTGGCCAAGCTCTCCGGCCGGCTGGCACAGCGGATTTATTATCGGATGACCGATGATTTTTGATGAGCCTGTAAAACATGTTTTTTACAGGCAGTATTAAATTTTAAGTGATTAAGCGTTAAGTAAAATCAAACGGCGCCAAAATCCGCTTTTAAAAAATCAGGAAGCAGAACGGTTGGCCCTGCGGTTGAGCCGGGAAATTCTGCGGGCGGCGGTTTTTTTGTGAATTACGCCTTTGCGGGCTGCCTTGTCGATGACAGACTGGGCTTTTTGAAGCTCTGAGCTGACATCTCCCTGACCCTTTGCCGCTGTGAGCACATTTTTGA
Proteins encoded:
- the topA gene encoding type I DNA topoisomerase, with amino-acid sequence MSKPLVIVESPTKVKTIKKYLGDQYNVASTVGHIKDLPAKELGIEVEQGFNPKYVTIPGKQKVIKALKTAAGDATDIYLAPDPDREGEAIAWHAAEVLKKKGRQFHRVLFHELTQNAVKQALSRPEALNENRYKAQQTRRILDRLVGYQISPILWKKVKYGLSAGRVQSVAVRMICERERAIHAFEPEEYWSITARLKAGSPPEFEAKLAKHKGKKITIPDEITAMQIRDALADADFVVDKITKKTVRRRPYPPFTTSKLQQEAIRKLRFSAKKAMTVAQQLYEGVDLGGETVGLITYMRTDSTRISAEAAGEAKDLILQRHGKDYALSKPRFFANKNWTQDAHEAIRPTSVFNTPEKISKFLSKDQMALYQLIWQRFVASQMAEALIDQKSIAIAAAGYQLTASGSTVKFPGFLALYQSADDTLAAESNKEKGQLPEMTEKETLALQKLEPKQHFTAPPPRFSEATLVKELEENGIGRPSTYAAILSTIREKGYVELLKGYFHPTELGFIITDLLVENFPDILNVDFTAKLENDLDKVESDEQEAGDLLRQFYELFEQRLLSAAENMLSVKGLGLPTGFKCPECGKEARIKVGKNGPFLACEGYPDCTWSRNYTRTEKGAIEPVEPAEIESDGEVCEKCSRPMVVKQGRYGEFLACSGYPECKHTRSLHSGGPATSTGVTCPEEGCNGEIMERKSRRGKIFYGCSRYPDCTFALWDKPVDRQCPECGAPYLVEKETKKEGLVIKCAQKGCGYKEKG
- the dprA gene encoding DNA-processing protein DprA gives rise to the protein MEGGGNQDRVCAWIALRQAPGVGPLTCKRLVERFGSPENVFCADESRLLEVEGMGTKSARAVLQGGSRQQAQKEFVRCQKRGYEIIAVDHPRYPWRLARITDPPPYLYAFGRPLDPEPAIAVVGTRNPTRYGFSMARRLSADLADMGLTIVSGMARGIDTAAHKGALDAGGSTVAVLGSGLSVIYPPENRKLYFDISRQGTIVSERPVDDPPNSYNFPARNRIISGMCLGTVVVEAAKKSGSLITARLAAEQNREVFAVPGNINSYKSSGAHNLLKQGAKLVERAQDVIEEIAPLLLSAKNSEGANLRHPENQIQAADLTAEQARVYHALDPYPAHIDELARELSMDAGALLSVLLNLELKGMVTQMPGKYYCIRGVET
- the secF gene encoding protein translocase subunit SecF, with product MEIIKPGINFDFIGRRYLGYGISALLLIASLLTLVINAGPNFGIDFVGGTIVQVQFDRKVKIADVKTGLDQIGLGGSAVQRFGAAEHNEFLIRTNDPLSTGDDFSEHISSALSASTDAAPEIRRVEMVGPQVGETLREKALFALFYALLFITIYISGRFEMKWMLSAATAGALIGAVYLFSLFNVSIPFLILVALIVSLVLFYQLHLRFAMGATVALIHDVTITVGVFTLLGKEFSLPIVAALLTIIGYSLNDTIIVFDRIRENLRRHNRSSLEGNINRSINETLSRTILTSATTLMVLLCLFFLGGDIIHDFALAMIIGVVIGTYSSVFVASPMLLFMAGGAAPPQRTAASEAA
- the secD gene encoding protein translocase subunit SecD → MKGYTWRVVVVLGVLLAAVVYVVPTFKPGIWPHKQINLGLDLQGGMHLALEVETQKAVDGTLDRIQGELRSLLREERIRHSRMETSGDNGLVIGLMDADDVEKVEDLIENEFEEVSVRSSSRTQNDVKVKIAIIGERAGQIRDQAVEQALETIRNRIDQFGVSEPDIRVQGERRILIQLPGVTDTDRAKELIGRTAQLEFKLLDEDNSLQRALEGQVPPGSEILYQSGDTAQEGRRPYLVKKDTLLTGAYLEDARVKIDSQYNEPYVTIDFDRRGARIFERITAENVKKHLAIVLDNNVYSAPVIQEKIGGGTARITGNFSMQEAHDLAIVLRAGALPAPVEIIEERTVGPSLGHDSIRMGLISMAVGGILVLLFMAVYYQLAGLIANTALVVNILFIAAGLAAFGATLTLPGIAGIILTIGMAVDANVIIFERIREEQRLGKTPASAVAAGFDRAAVAVLDANVTTLIAALVLYQFGTGPVRGFAVTLSLGVLASLFTALFACRLIFDYFYSVRRMKTLSI
- the yajC gene encoding preprotein translocase subunit YajC, with product MIEIAHAMGQTGEGAAQGGGLAAFLPIILMFVIFYFLLIRPQQKKAKAHQEMINNLKKGDRVITSGGIHGSITSLDESTATVEIADKVRVKVTRGSIAALSQSAQSE
- a CDS encoding Rne/Rng family ribonuclease — translated: MTSKILINAVDPEECRIATVTDNRLEEFHIETSAREITQGNIYKAVVSRVEPSLQAVFVDYGAEKNGFLQKQEIHPDYFHDDPSGNQSLKNVVKRGQELIVQVTNDPIMEKGAMLTTYISLPGRNTVLMPGTKNRGVSRKITDEKERKRLKDITENLELPEDYGLIVRTAGQGSNKTIISKDVRYLMRLWKNIQQKAVEEKAPMLLYKEQTVAVRAIRDSFTTDVKEILIDDDTVYQQVREFIQIVSPQHKKVVKRYSADKPIFTKHQLEEQIASIFDNRVKLKSGGSIVIEQTEALVSIDVNSGKATQKASIEATALQTNLEAAEEVARQLRLRDFGGLIVIDFIDMRDRKHKARVEQTLKNELKPDKARTKVGRISAFGLLEMSRQRIRPSIRSLNFETCRYCQGKGVIQSVESLALGFLRRLRLETIKSGVTTVKGYLPSEVATYLLNRKKREILDLEMRRKITVSIETDNNMLPGDSRIECE